A genomic window from Xenorhabdus cabanillasii includes:
- a CDS encoding ATP-grasp domain-containing protein — protein sequence MKHLVFIDANNSAIQSMDEALKKGYKVTFFRQSNVSFYQNNVYTQSVLERLHTIVDMQNGTDVDEIAYLLGNILRHEAIDGVIAPNEPSLEAVAEACKRCDIPFTNLQGVKNARDKRKARAILRKHHVPTIRSWVAYTLDEANAIFAQYTPPFIFKPVSGFDSLHAVKVSTHEEVTEAAMDILNAGKNIALPYREIFSRGILIEEFLSGMLISAEVGIYNGLFFPFMISGRSQSRFNECVELGSFMPAALSNEQKIKCFEYAKSVCQALVLDHGIFHIEMMYTKTGPILVEANPRLMGGVMPEIYRQATGESIYPALFTIAMCSNGPINIPMANRAVTVRKIMPLADGIISDDFYVDDIKNNPNLVNFYADKLLHSRNVHKNEVLGRIMVAHNDLDKANLIADEILLDIESRIGIKIHQPL from the coding sequence ATGAAACATCTAGTTTTTATTGACGCTAATAATTCAGCGATACAAAGCATGGACGAAGCATTAAAGAAGGGTTATAAAGTGACATTTTTTCGTCAGAGCAATGTCTCTTTTTATCAAAACAATGTTTACACGCAGTCGGTCCTGGAGCGTCTACATACGATAGTTGATATGCAAAACGGCACCGATGTTGATGAGATTGCATATCTGTTGGGCAATATTCTGCGTCATGAGGCCATTGACGGGGTGATTGCCCCCAACGAACCTAGTCTTGAAGCGGTAGCCGAAGCTTGCAAACGCTGTGATATCCCCTTTACCAATCTGCAAGGAGTGAAAAATGCGAGGGATAAACGTAAAGCGCGGGCAATCCTGCGAAAACATCATGTGCCGACGATACGTTCTTGGGTAGCCTATACGCTTGATGAAGCTAACGCTATCTTCGCACAATATACCCCACCATTTATTTTTAAACCGGTCAGCGGTTTCGACAGTTTACATGCAGTAAAAGTTTCTACACATGAGGAAGTTACTGAAGCAGCAATGGATATTCTAAATGCTGGTAAAAATATTGCACTGCCTTATAGAGAGATATTTTCAAGAGGTATTCTCATCGAAGAATTTTTGTCAGGGATGTTAATCTCAGCAGAAGTTGGTATATATAATGGTTTGTTTTTTCCGTTTATGATTAGTGGTCGTTCACAATCAAGATTTAATGAATGTGTTGAACTAGGGTCTTTTATGCCGGCTGCTCTTTCAAATGAACAGAAAATTAAATGTTTCGAGTATGCAAAATCAGTTTGCCAAGCTTTGGTATTGGATCATGGAATTTTCCACATTGAGATGATGTATACAAAAACAGGGCCAATTCTCGTCGAAGCTAACCCACGGCTTATGGGAGGGGTGATGCCTGAGATATACCGTCAAGCTACAGGTGAATCAATCTACCCTGCATTGTTTACAATTGCCATGTGTTCCAATGGTCCTATTAATATACCAATGGCTAATAGGGCTGTTACAGTAAGGAAAATTATGCCGTTAGCTGATGGTATAATTTCAGATGATTTTTATGTTGATGATATTAAAAACAATCCGAACTTGGTTAATTTTTATGCTGATAAGTTATTACATTCCCGAAATGTTCATAAAAATGAAGTGTTAGGTAGGATTATGGTGGCGCATAATGATCTGGATAAAGCAAATCTTATAGCCGATGAAATCCTTCTGGATATCGAAAGTAGAATAGGAATTAAAATTCATCAACCGCTTTAA
- a CDS encoding beta-ketoacyl synthase N-terminal-like domain-containing protein, with amino-acid sequence MFSGKSCLFLFNFNGPSIVVDTTCSSAFVALDMVCQALEAGDCDYAIVGGVSLFLNPWKAEETTATPFETGGEDMHSFSEKASGYTEPQKGARLYFCK; translated from the coding sequence TTGTTTTCTGGCAAATCGTGTCTCTTTCTTTTCAACTTTAATGGGCCCTCCATCGTTGTTGATACAACATGTTCAAGTGCTTTTGTCGCTTTGGATATGGTATGTCAGGCACTTGAAGCGGGTGATTGTGACTACGCTATTGTGGGAGGCGTTTCGCTGTTTCTGAATCCCTGGAAAGCGGAAGAAACCACCGCGACGCCGTTTGAAACAGGCGGAGAGGATATGCACAGTTTTTCTGAAAAGGCTTCAGGATATACAGAACCTCAGAAGGGTGCGCGGCTTTACTTTTGCAAATAA
- the slyA gene encoding transcriptional regulator SlyA produces the protein MELTLGSDLARLVRVWRALIDHRLKPLKLTQTHWVTLYNISLLPPEQSQIQLAKAIGIEQPSLVRTLDQLEEKKLITRHTCANDRRAKRIKLTEESENFIKEVDSVIGSTRKEILEGITHDELILLASVIKKIEKNINQLHKQVI, from the coding sequence TTGGAATTGACATTGGGATCCGACCTGGCACGTTTAGTTCGTGTTTGGCGCGCTTTAATTGATCATCGTTTGAAGCCGTTGAAATTAACTCAAACACATTGGGTTACTCTGTATAATATTAGTCTGTTACCACCGGAGCAGTCACAGATACAACTTGCGAAAGCTATTGGTATCGAACAACCGTCCTTGGTAAGAACTTTAGATCAATTAGAAGAAAAAAAACTCATTACAAGGCACACATGTGCTAATGACAGGCGCGCCAAAAGAATCAAATTAACCGAAGAATCGGAAAATTTTATCAAAGAAGTGGATAGTGTTATTGGTTCGACGAGGAAAGAAATTTTGGAGGGAATTACTCATGATGAGCTAATTCTGCTCGCTTCTGTAATAAAAAAAATCGAAAAAAATATTAACCAATTACATAAACAGGTAATATAA
- a CDS encoding glycine zipper 2TM domain-containing protein, with protein MFKRFLVGAVVATTLSGCADMGALSSDTYSIGQAKQIQNVAYGTILSVRPVTIKGGQAGDPNVLGLVGGAVLGGLLGNTIGGGSGQKLATAAGAIAGGMAGQGIEGVLDKTKGVELEIRTDSGRNIVVVQKLDQVVFNKGQRVKIVDSGDSTTVSPI; from the coding sequence ATGTTCAAACGTTTCCTGGTTGGTGCAGTTGTAGCAACAACATTATCCGGATGTGCTGACATGGGAGCACTTTCCAGCGATACCTATTCGATTGGTCAAGCCAAACAAATTCAAAACGTTGCCTATGGCACTATTCTGTCTGTCCGTCCAGTGACTATTAAAGGTGGTCAAGCTGGTGATCCTAATGTGCTGGGTCTGGTTGGTGGAGCAGTTTTAGGTGGATTGTTAGGAAATACCATTGGTGGTGGCTCTGGTCAAAAGCTTGCAACAGCCGCAGGTGCTATTGCGGGAGGAATGGCGGGTCAAGGAATTGAAGGTGTTCTCGATAAAACAAAAGGTGTTGAGTTGGAAATTCGTACTGATAGCGGAAGGAATATCGTTGTGGTACAAAAGCTGGATCAAGTTGTATTCAATAAAGGGCAACGAGTTAAAATCGTCGATAGTGGTGATTCGACAACGGTATCGCCTATTTAA
- the anmK gene encoding anhydro-N-acetylmuramic acid kinase, translating into MKSGRYIGVMSGTSMDGVDVILAEISDKAVTQQESYSHPFPQELKQKLLSICQGQQTTLSIVGQLDYELGTLFAESVKGLLNKAGLTANDITAIGCHGQTVWHEPDGEKPFTMQIGDNNRVAALTGITTVGDFRRRDMAYGGQGAPLVPAFHMAVLGHPTERRVILNIGGIANISALLPNSAVKGYDTGPGNMLMDAWTWRHKQLPYDEDAQWAGEGYVNEDLLQKMLSDPYFARTAPKSTGREYFNMAWLEKQLVDFPDVKPEDVQATLAELTAVSIAEQVLLNDGCERLLVCGGGARNPLIMHRLSALLPDTEVATTDKYGLSGDDMEALAFAWLAFRTMSGLPGNLPSVTGADRATILGAIYPVADR; encoded by the coding sequence ATGAAGTCAGGACGTTATATTGGTGTGATGTCAGGCACCAGCATGGATGGAGTTGATGTTATTTTAGCAGAGATTAGTGATAAGGCGGTTACACAGCAGGAAAGTTATAGCCATCCATTTCCTCAGGAACTTAAACAAAAATTACTTTCTATTTGTCAGGGGCAGCAAACAACATTATCAATAGTTGGGCAGCTTGATTATGAACTAGGGACGCTTTTTGCTGAGTCAGTAAAAGGATTATTGAATAAAGCCGGGTTAACTGCAAATGATATTACAGCGATTGGGTGTCATGGTCAGACTGTATGGCATGAGCCGGATGGCGAAAAACCTTTTACCATGCAAATCGGTGATAATAATCGTGTAGCCGCATTAACGGGCATTACAACTGTAGGAGATTTCCGGCGCCGCGATATGGCGTATGGTGGTCAGGGAGCACCTTTAGTTCCCGCATTCCATATGGCGGTACTTGGGCATCCGACAGAAAGACGTGTGATTCTTAATATTGGTGGTATTGCCAATATCTCTGCGCTTCTGCCAAATTCTGCTGTCAAAGGATACGATACCGGGCCGGGGAATATGCTGATGGATGCCTGGACATGGCGTCATAAACAACTGCCTTATGATGAAGATGCACAATGGGCGGGTGAAGGGTACGTCAACGAGGATTTGTTACAGAAAATGTTGTCTGATCCTTACTTCGCGCGTACTGCACCGAAAAGTACGGGGCGTGAATACTTCAATATGGCATGGTTGGAAAAACAATTAGTTGATTTTCCTGATGTCAAACCAGAGGATGTGCAAGCCACTCTTGCTGAACTGACGGCAGTGAGTATTGCCGAGCAGGTATTACTGAATGATGGTTGTGAACGTTTGTTGGTTTGTGGTGGTGGTGCCAGAAATCCGCTCATCATGCATCGATTATCTGCTTTGTTGCCTGATACTGAAGTTGCTACAACAGATAAATATGGATTGAGTGGTGATGATATGGAAGCATTAGCATTCGCCTGGCTGGCATTCCGTACAATGTCTGGTCTGCCGGGCAACTTACCATCAGTAACTGGTGCGGACAGGGCAACAATTTTAGGGGCAATTTATCCTGTTGCTGATAGATAA
- the pdxH gene encoding pyridoxamine 5'-phosphate oxidase — MSEHNETHIAELRREYMRGGLRRKDLTKEPIDLFELWFKQACEAKLSDPTAMCIATVDEHGQPHQRIVLLKHFDARGLVFYTNLGSRKAKHLAQNNRISLHFPWYQLERQVSFLGKAERLSPVEVVKYFHSRPKDSQIAAWASQQSSRISARSILEGKFLELKQKFQNGEVPLPSFWGGFRVEFDSVEFWQGGANRLHDRFLYQREGDEWHIDRLAP; from the coding sequence ATGTCAGAGCATAATGAAACTCATATAGCAGAATTGCGCCGCGAATATATGCGTGGTGGATTACGGCGGAAAGATCTTACTAAAGAGCCGATAGATTTGTTCGAACTGTGGTTCAAACAGGCCTGTGAAGCCAAACTCAGCGATCCAACGGCAATGTGTATTGCGACGGTCGATGAGCATGGTCAGCCTCATCAGCGTATTGTTTTATTAAAACACTTTGATGCCCGCGGTCTGGTGTTTTATACCAATCTTGGCAGTCGGAAGGCGAAACATTTAGCTCAAAATAACCGTATCAGTCTCCATTTCCCATGGTATCAGCTTGAGCGACAGGTTAGTTTCCTGGGGAAAGCTGAGCGTTTATCGCCTGTTGAAGTGGTGAAATATTTTCACAGCCGCCCGAAAGATAGTCAGATTGCTGCTTGGGCTTCACAACAATCTTCTCGTATTTCTGCCAGAAGTATTTTAGAAGGTAAGTTTTTAGAGCTGAAACAGAAATTCCAGAATGGCGAAGTGCCGTTACCCAGTTTCTGGGGGGGATTCCGGGTTGAGTTTGACTCAGTAGAGTTTTGGCAGGGAGGAGCTAATCGTCTTCATGATCGTTTTCTGTATCAACGAGAAGGAGATGAGTGGCATATTGATCGTCTGGCGCCTTAA
- the tyrS gene encoding tyrosine--tRNA ligase, with protein MSSNNLIKQLQERGLIAQVTDEEALAERLAQGPVSLYCGFDPTADSLHLGHLVPLLCLKRFQLAGHKPIALVGGATGLIGDPSFKAVERKLNTEETVKEWVEKIRKQVSPFLDFEGENGAELANNYEWFGEMDVLTFLRDIGKHFSVNQMINKEAVKQRLNRDDVGISYTEFSYNLLQSYDFANLNGKYGVELQIGGSDQWGNITSGIDLTRRLHQKQVFGLTVPLITKSDGTKFGKTEGGAVWLDPKKTSPYKFYQFWVNTADADVYRFLKFFTFMSIEKINALEEEDKNSAKAPRAQYVLAEEVTRLVHGEAGLTAAKRITESLFSGAVADLTEDDFAQLAQDGMPAIELEKDADLQQALVTAEFVPSRGQARTMISSNAVSVNGEKQSEPMYVFTDNDRLFGRYTLLRRGKKHYCLINWK; from the coding sequence ATGTCTAGCAATAACCTGATTAAACAACTGCAAGAGCGGGGCCTTATTGCCCAGGTAACGGATGAAGAGGCGTTAGCGGAAAGACTGGCGCAAGGTCCGGTCTCTCTCTATTGCGGCTTTGATCCTACCGCTGACAGCTTGCATTTGGGCCATCTGGTTCCCTTGCTGTGTTTAAAAAGATTCCAACTGGCAGGGCATAAGCCGATAGCGTTGGTAGGTGGAGCGACAGGTCTGATTGGCGATCCGAGCTTTAAAGCTGTGGAGCGCAAATTAAATACAGAGGAAACTGTCAAAGAGTGGGTGGAAAAAATTCGTAAACAAGTTTCACCATTCCTCGATTTTGAAGGTGAAAATGGTGCAGAATTAGCCAACAATTATGAATGGTTTGGCGAAATGGATGTACTGACTTTCCTGCGTGATATAGGCAAGCACTTTTCCGTTAACCAGATGATCAATAAAGAAGCGGTGAAGCAGCGCCTGAACCGTGATGATGTTGGTATTTCCTACACTGAGTTTTCTTATAATCTGTTGCAATCTTATGATTTTGCTAACCTGAATGGAAAATACGGTGTTGAATTGCAGATTGGTGGTTCAGACCAATGGGGCAATATTACTTCAGGTATCGATTTAACACGCCGTTTACATCAGAAACAAGTATTTGGTTTGACAGTACCTCTGATTACTAAATCTGATGGCACCAAATTCGGTAAAACAGAAGGTGGAGCAGTTTGGTTGGATCCTAAGAAAACCAGCCCATACAAATTTTACCAGTTCTGGGTTAACACAGCAGATGCTGATGTATATCGTTTCCTGAAGTTCTTTACTTTCATGAGCATTGAAAAAATCAACGCATTGGAAGAAGAAGATAAGAACAGCGCTAAGGCTCCGCGTGCTCAGTATGTTCTGGCTGAAGAGGTTACCAGACTGGTACATGGTGAAGCGGGTCTTACTGCGGCGAAACGCATTACTGAAAGTTTGTTCTCTGGCGCTGTGGCTGATTTGACCGAAGATGATTTTGCGCAATTAGCGCAGGATGGTATGCCAGCAATTGAACTTGAGAAGGATGCTGACTTGCAACAGGCTCTGGTGACTGCTGAATTTGTTCCTTCCCGTGGGCAGGCGCGGACCATGATCAGTTCCAATGCGGTTTCCGTTAATGGTGAAAAACAGTCTGAGCCTATGTATGTGTTTACTGATAATGACCGTCTGTTTGGACGTTATACTTTACTGCGCCGTGGTAAAAAACATTACTGCCTCATTAATTGGAAATAA
- the pdxY gene encoding pyridoxal kinase PdxY produces MKNILSIQSHVVFGHAGNSASVFPMCRMGVNVWPLNTVQFSNHTQYPQWRGCVMPPEHLAEIVQGIGEIDKLASCDAVLSGYIGSAEQGNYILDIVKQVKQANPEAWYFCDPVMGHPEKGCIVAPGVAEFFTEKALPVSDIIAPNLLELETLTMREIKDVEQAISAARLLCEKGPEIVLVKHLSRAGYRKDNFEMLLVTKENSWHISRPLIDTGERQPVGIGDLTSGLFLVNLLKSPSLTNSALQAALEHVTAGVYEVMLETQKRGEFELQLVAAQDKMVTPTYKFRAVQIKTKG; encoded by the coding sequence ATGAAAAATATTCTTTCAATTCAGTCTCATGTTGTTTTTGGTCACGCAGGAAACAGTGCATCTGTTTTTCCTATGTGTCGCATGGGAGTGAACGTATGGCCATTAAATACAGTTCAGTTTTCTAACCATACTCAATATCCACAATGGCGTGGTTGTGTGATGCCACCGGAGCATCTGGCTGAAATTGTGCAGGGAATTGGTGAAATTGATAAATTAGCATCTTGTGATGCTGTACTGAGTGGTTATATTGGTTCGGCAGAGCAGGGAAACTATATCCTTGATATCGTGAAGCAGGTTAAACAAGCTAACCCTGAGGCATGGTATTTCTGTGACCCTGTTATGGGACATCCGGAAAAAGGGTGTATTGTTGCTCCCGGAGTGGCTGAATTCTTCACTGAAAAGGCGTTACCTGTCAGTGACATCATTGCACCTAATTTACTGGAACTTGAAACACTCACTATGCGGGAAATCAAAGATGTAGAACAAGCAATATCCGCAGCTCGTTTACTGTGTGAAAAAGGCCCTGAAATTGTTTTAGTTAAACATCTCAGTCGTGCAGGATACCGAAAAGATAATTTCGAAATGTTACTGGTGACTAAAGAAAATAGCTGGCATATCAGCCGGCCACTGATCGATACCGGTGAACGTCAACCTGTTGGAATAGGTGATTTAACCAGTGGCTTATTTCTCGTTAACCTGCTGAAAAGCCCGTCTTTAACAAATTCAGCATTACAGGCTGCGTTGGAACATGTTACCGCAGGAGTTTATGAAGTCATGCTGGAAACGCAAAAAAGAGGGGAATTTGAGTTACAGCTTGTTGCCGCTCAGGACAAGATGGTGACCCCAACCTATAAATTCAGAGCCGTACAAATCAAAACCAAAGGGTGA
- a CDS encoding DDE-type integrase/transposase/recombinase gives MRSAKSSTGAYGYRPAGKEHVASPNLLQQNFTPACPNTRWCGDITYIRTKSGWRYLAVVMGLFSRCVVGMAISSSPDAELVCRALNNALETRHTEGRLIFHSDPGNQYSSKKNSAADSGETR, from the coding sequence ATGCGGTCTGCAAAGTCGTCAACCGGGGCTTACGGTTATCGTCCGGCGGGGAAAGAGCATGTTGCTTCCCCGAACCTTTTACAACAGAATTTTACCCCGGCATGCCCGAATACCCGGTGGTGTGGAGATATCACATACATTCGAACAAAATCAGGCTGGCGTTATCTCGCCGTGGTGATGGGTTTGTTTTCCCGCTGTGTGGTCGGCATGGCCATATCGTCTTCACCGGATGCTGAATTGGTCTGCCGGGCACTAAACAATGCGCTGGAAACACGCCATACAGAAGGTCGGCTGATTTTTCATTCGGATCCGGGGAATCAATACAGCAGCAAAAAAAATTCCGCCGCTGACTCTGGCGAAACAAGATAA
- a CDS encoding helix-turn-helix domain-containing protein yields MAGIQFITDENGNKQAVVLPIAEYERLLAALDHDEDYVSIPYTKGANDDETIPHEVISIMVDEKIPLHAAWRIYRGLSQTEVAEKLGIKQAAVSQFEKAERPRQATLEKLAALYGCRPTQLTLD; encoded by the coding sequence ATGGCGGGTATCCAGTTTATTACAGATGAAAACGGCAACAAGCAAGCTGTCGTACTGCCTATTGCGGAGTATGAGCGCTTGCTTGCAGCGCTGGATCATGATGAAGATTATGTCAGCATCCCTTACACCAAAGGGGCTAATGATGATGAAACCATTCCTCATGAAGTCATTAGTATTATGGTTGATGAAAAAATCCCCCTTCATGCTGCATGGCGTATATACCGAGGTTTATCACAAACCGAAGTGGCTGAAAAATTGGGAATAAAGCAGGCCGCAGTTTCCCAGTTTGAAAAAGCAGAACGCCCCCGCCAGGCAACACTGGAAAAATTAGCCGCACTTTATGGATGCAGGCCGACACAATTAACACTGGATTAA
- a CDS encoding glycoside hydrolase family 113, with protein MESISSQQLVQRNTIKKDKIKSGNIQVQDVINIDKILEDVRRFNLNTVNVPVEIDIPEVTSSKFTVNQYQKQHAINLIKELLKHDIKIIVEPFPFIQQGSIGETEWNPNDINEFFWNWKAVVLQDIFDSITNKYNIYGLKIASNFIHMEYAEGYWDDVIDFTRKQYDGNVIYQMNSWITAVWDPSYEAKFIQRINRPYLKKVDFVGIDCWFELSDKKVPSYEEVIECLFSTTIYNRDQEVIYQIERLHRSTKKPLYFGGFNIPACEYGLRTPWNPLTSDVFSAEIQINGWRAYRETMEPKSYFKGFSIWFIGSYDKKHPYQIHSKEAEIIINEWYKG; from the coding sequence ATGGAAAGCATTTCTTCTCAGCAATTAGTGCAAAGAAATACTATCAAAAAAGATAAAATAAAATCAGGTAATATACAGGTACAGGATGTCATTAATATAGATAAAATCTTAGAAGATGTGAGGCGATTTAATTTAAATACCGTAAATGTACCTGTTGAAATCGATATTCCAGAGGTAACATCTTCTAAGTTTACTGTGAATCAATATCAAAAACAGCATGCTATTAATCTGATTAAAGAATTATTAAAGCATGATATAAAAATCATCGTTGAGCCGTTCCCGTTCATCCAGCAAGGTTCCATTGGTGAAACGGAATGGAATCCAAACGATATTAATGAATTCTTCTGGAATTGGAAAGCAGTTGTATTACAAGATATTTTTGATTCAATAACTAATAAATATAATATTTATGGATTAAAAATTGCTTCTAATTTTATTCACATGGAGTATGCCGAAGGGTATTGGGATGATGTTATCGATTTTACCCGTAAGCAATATGATGGTAACGTTATATATCAGATGAATTCGTGGATAACGGCGGTTTGGGATCCTTCCTATGAAGCTAAATTTATACAGAGGATAAACCGGCCTTATTTAAAGAAAGTGGATTTTGTCGGCATCGACTGCTGGTTTGAACTTTCAGATAAGAAAGTTCCATCTTATGAAGAAGTAATAGAATGTTTGTTTTCAACGACTATTTATAATCGTGATCAAGAAGTTATTTACCAAATTGAACGGTTACATCGCTCAACTAAAAAACCGCTATATTTTGGTGGGTTTAATATTCCTGCATGTGAATATGGACTGCGAACTCCGTGGAATCCACTGACCTCAGATGTATTTTCGGCGGAAATACAAATTAATGGATGGCGTGCTTATAGAGAAACAATGGAACCAAAATCCTATTTTAAAGGTTTTTCCATATGGTTTATTGGATCTTATGATAAAAAACACCCATATCAGATCCATAGTAAAGAAGCGGAAATAATTATTAATGAGTGGTACAAGGGATAG
- a CDS encoding cyclase family protein — MTNDILQALTLLKSKKWIDLTHSFDQDSPHFFMFDPAQIKTLFSYPDGFFAQQFTFVGQYGTHIDAPCHFIPDARFLNELELKELVLPLIVIDQSERAKQEPHFSLSKDDILQFEATHGIIEADTFVALRTDWSKRWPSQEKMCNKDINGNNQTPGWGLDALKFLFEERKIKAIGHETFDTDSAKDSRKNNGLLSENYVLAQDTYQIEVMTNLDQVPTRGAVIFNIVAKPEKAAGFPVRSFAIIP, encoded by the coding sequence ATGACAAATGATATCTTACAGGCACTCACTTTATTAAAATCTAAAAAATGGATCGATTTAACACATAGTTTTGATCAAGACTCACCCCATTTTTTTATGTTTGACCCTGCTCAAATTAAAACACTGTTTAGTTATCCAGATGGATTCTTCGCTCAACAATTTACCTTTGTTGGGCAATATGGTACTCACATTGATGCCCCTTGCCATTTTATACCTGATGCTCGTTTCCTGAACGAATTGGAATTAAAAGAGCTAGTATTACCATTAATTGTCATTGACCAGTCAGAACGGGCAAAACAAGAACCTCATTTCTCACTGTCTAAAGATGATATTCTCCAGTTTGAAGCTACACATGGCATTATTGAAGCGGATACTTTTGTCGCACTAAGAACGGACTGGAGTAAACGCTGGCCATCTCAGGAAAAAATGTGTAATAAAGATATCAACGGAAATAACCAGACGCCCGGCTGGGGATTAGATGCTCTTAAGTTTCTTTTTGAAGAAAGAAAAATAAAAGCTATCGGGCACGAGACTTTTGATACTGATTCAGCCAAAGACTCCAGAAAGAATAATGGGTTACTCAGCGAGAATTATGTATTGGCACAAGATACTTATCAAATAGAAGTGATGACCAATTTAGATCAAGTGCCAACTCGTGGAGCGGTTATTTTTAATATTGTCGCTAAACCAGAAAAAGCTGCGGGATTTCCGGTACGTTCGTTTGCAATAATTCCATAA
- the fliT gene encoding flagella biosynthesis regulatory protein FliT produces MKNDLDLLSAYQQILNLSEQMLDLARNEKWDVLVDMEITYLKTVEVVTLLSEDSDAPISLQQKLTKILQTVLDNEKETRRLLQKRLDELSDLIKQESCKQLLHDTYGQFPISDYEMELTPTTEKT; encoded by the coding sequence ATGAAAAATGATCTGGATCTTTTGTCAGCTTACCAGCAGATCCTTAATTTAAGTGAGCAGATGCTTGATTTAGCTAGAAATGAAAAGTGGGATGTACTTGTTGATATGGAAATCACCTACCTGAAAACAGTAGAAGTGGTTACTCTATTATCAGAAGATTCAGATGCTCCTATTTCATTGCAGCAGAAATTAACCAAAATTTTGCAAACCGTCTTAGATAATGAAAAAGAAACCAGGAGGTTATTGCAAAAACGATTAGATGAACTTAGCGATCTGATTAAACAGGAAAGCTGTAAGCAATTATTACATGATACTTATGGGCAATTCCCTATCAGTGATTATGAAATGGAGCTAACCCCTACAACAGAGAAGACATAA
- the fliS gene encoding flagellar export chaperone FliS, which translates to MYQRSASQLYAQVDLESEITNASPYQLIQILFNGALSALRRAIILMQQGNIPEKGLAISKAINIIDNGLKEGLDFEKGGEIAQNLFALYDYMSRRLLHANLRNDEKAITEVIDLLTEISDSWRQIGPHYNASQDIV; encoded by the coding sequence ATGTATCAACGTTCGGCAAGCCAGTTATACGCTCAGGTAGATCTTGAAAGCGAAATTACGAATGCCTCTCCTTATCAGTTGATTCAGATATTGTTCAATGGGGCGCTCAGCGCCCTGCGTCGTGCAATTATTCTGATGCAGCAGGGGAATATCCCGGAAAAAGGTTTAGCTATTTCAAAGGCGATAAATATCATTGATAATGGTCTCAAAGAGGGGCTTGATTTCGAAAAAGGCGGAGAGATTGCCCAAAATCTTTTTGCTTTATATGATTATATGAGTCGTCGTTTACTCCATGCTAATTTACGCAACGATGAGAAGGCTATTACCGAAGTGATTGATTTACTTACCGAGATTTCAGATTCTTGGCGGCAAATAGGTCCTCATTACAACGCTAGTCAGGATATTGTTTGA